A section of the Pseudovibrio sp. M1P-2-3 genome encodes:
- a CDS encoding multidrug effflux MFS transporter: protein MSSSLFKYENTPPHNGIGFREFIGLVAAFMALSALSTDIILPALPLIGKEFAVHDSNNRQFLITVYLTSLSVASLVFGPLSDWLGRKRVLLFGVALFTVGTVYAATAETFETMLVARLIQGVGAASPRVVSISMVRDWYAGRAMGRVVSLAMAVIMISPIIAPSIGQGILLIGPWNWTFFLLTGVGALIFLWSAVRLPESLPKEKRRAIGLSLVLTAYKSTLTIRFTFGYMLATSLIMGCMFGFLNSAQQIFMNVFDLKDSFLLIIGLIALAPVSSSLLNSQVVERWGLRKLSHIAILCFTLANTINAAIGYTDHETLWSFIFFQFIAVFFVGFIGANWNALAMDPLGQTAGTGSAMFSAFTTMIGALLGAGIGHYFDGSTLPYTVSCAVFGLMAILVVFITEKGQLFKPHNEA, encoded by the coding sequence ATGTCGTCATCTCTTTTTAAATATGAGAACACACCGCCTCATAATGGAATTGGGTTTAGGGAATTCATTGGGCTGGTCGCGGCATTCATGGCGCTCAGTGCTCTTTCCACTGACATTATTCTGCCTGCTCTACCGTTGATTGGGAAAGAGTTCGCTGTTCATGATTCTAATAATAGGCAGTTTTTGATTACCGTCTATCTGACCAGCCTTTCTGTCGCCTCTCTAGTTTTCGGGCCACTTTCTGATTGGCTGGGCCGTAAGCGGGTTCTACTCTTTGGAGTGGCCTTGTTTACAGTGGGAACGGTGTATGCTGCAACTGCGGAAACATTCGAGACCATGTTGGTGGCGCGGTTGATACAAGGCGTTGGGGCAGCCTCTCCCCGCGTGGTCAGCATTTCCATGGTACGGGACTGGTATGCTGGGCGGGCAATGGGTCGAGTGGTGTCTCTTGCCATGGCGGTCATAATGATTTCCCCCATTATTGCACCTAGTATAGGGCAGGGTATTCTATTGATTGGTCCTTGGAACTGGACTTTCTTTCTCCTTACCGGCGTTGGTGCCTTGATTTTTCTGTGGTCTGCGGTTCGCCTGCCAGAAAGCTTGCCGAAGGAGAAGAGGCGTGCTATTGGCCTCAGCTTAGTACTAACTGCCTATAAGTCCACCCTGACCATTCGCTTTACCTTCGGGTATATGCTTGCAACCTCTTTGATAATGGGCTGCATGTTCGGCTTTCTCAACTCAGCGCAACAGATCTTCATGAATGTTTTTGACCTGAAGGATAGTTTTTTACTCATTATTGGACTCATCGCTCTGGCACCAGTTTCCTCTTCCTTACTTAATTCTCAAGTGGTTGAGCGCTGGGGCTTACGTAAACTATCTCATATAGCAATTCTGTGCTTTACTTTAGCCAATACTATCAATGCTGCCATTGGTTATACAGATCATGAGACGCTTTGGAGTTTTATTTTCTTTCAGTTTATTGCCGTGTTCTTTGTTGGTTTTATTGGGGCTAACTGGAATGCTTTGGCTATGGACCCTCTCGGTCAGACTGCGGGAACCGGATCTGCTATGTTCAGTGCCTTTACTACGATGATTGGGGCACTTCTTGGGGCAGGTATTGGGCATTACTTTGATGGCTCCACTCTGCCTTACACAGTAAGCTGCGCAGTTTTCGGTCTCATGGCAATCCTTGTCGTGTTCATTACGGAAAAAGGGCAACTTTTTAAACCTCACAATGAAGCCTAA